One Stenotrophomonas oahuensis genomic region harbors:
- a CDS encoding thiolase family protein — translation MSNIVIAAAKRTAIGSFLGQFNGVPAPTLGATAIQAALEQSGVPAADVTEVIMGCVLPANLGQAPARQAAIAAGLPLSTGATTLNKVCGSGMKAIMLGHDLIKAGSASIVVAGGMESMSNAPHLLPNSRTGNRYGNFQAVDHMAFDGLTNAYDGNPMGVFAEYAVDKFQVSREDQDAYAIESVRRAQAAQASGAFDGEIVAVKVAGRKGDVEYAQDEQPGRSDIAKIPTLRPAFKKDGTVTAASSSSISDGAAAVVLLAEDDAAARGLQPLARIVAHATHSQEPEWFTTAPIGAIHKVLEKSGWSLDQVDLFEINEAFAVVAMAPIRELGISHDKVNVNGGACALGHPIGASGARLVVTLVNALRKRDAKRGIATLCIGGGEATAIAIELI, via the coding sequence ATGTCCAACATTGTCATCGCTGCAGCCAAACGCACCGCCATCGGTTCCTTCCTGGGTCAGTTCAACGGCGTGCCCGCGCCGACGCTGGGCGCGACCGCCATCCAGGCGGCGCTGGAACAGTCCGGCGTGCCTGCAGCGGACGTCACCGAAGTCATCATGGGCTGCGTGCTGCCGGCCAACCTGGGCCAGGCCCCGGCCCGCCAGGCCGCCATCGCCGCCGGCCTGCCGCTTTCCACCGGTGCCACCACGCTCAACAAGGTGTGCGGTTCGGGCATGAAGGCGATCATGCTCGGCCATGACCTGATCAAGGCCGGTTCGGCCAGCATCGTGGTCGCCGGTGGCATGGAATCGATGTCCAATGCCCCGCACCTGCTGCCCAATTCGCGCACCGGCAACCGCTACGGCAACTTCCAGGCGGTCGACCACATGGCCTTTGACGGCCTCACCAATGCCTACGACGGCAACCCCATGGGGGTGTTCGCCGAGTACGCGGTGGACAAGTTCCAGGTCAGCCGTGAAGACCAGGACGCGTATGCGATCGAGTCGGTGCGACGCGCCCAGGCCGCCCAGGCCAGCGGGGCCTTCGACGGCGAAATCGTCGCGGTGAAGGTCGCCGGTCGCAAGGGCGACGTTGAATACGCCCAGGACGAACAGCCGGGCCGCTCGGACATTGCCAAAATCCCGACCCTGCGCCCGGCCTTCAAGAAGGACGGCACGGTCACTGCCGCCAGTTCATCCAGCATCTCCGACGGTGCCGCCGCCGTGGTTCTGCTGGCCGAAGACGACGCAGCGGCCCGTGGCCTGCAGCCGCTGGCGCGCATCGTCGCCCACGCTACCCACTCGCAGGAACCGGAGTGGTTCACCACCGCCCCGATCGGTGCCATCCACAAAGTGCTTGAGAAATCCGGCTGGTCGCTGGACCAGGTCGACCTGTTCGAAATCAACGAAGCGTTCGCCGTGGTCGCCATGGCTCCCATCCGTGAACTGGGCATTTCCCACGACAAGGTCAACGTGAATGGTGGGGCCTGCGCACTGGGTCACCCCATCGGTGCGTCGGGTGCCCGTCTGGTGGTTACGCTGGTCAATGCCTTGCGCAAGCGTGATGCAAAGCGCGGAATTGCAACCTTGTGCATCGGCGGCGGCGAAGCGACCGCCATCGCTATCGAATTGATTTAA
- a CDS encoding acyl-CoA dehydrogenase family protein: MTDPSAFDTHHVDNQPPPFGGRNLWADDVALSDAVQREGGAAFVPQLQQYAGMAGDSLYRLGFDANRDRPRLRTHDAQGHRIDLVEFHPAYHQLMEAAMRHGVAGLSWQDARTGAHVARAALSYLHHQAEAGTSCPLTMTHAAVAVLRQYPTLAEWAAKAAAPHYDPRDVPIADKAGITLGMGMTEKQGGSDVRSNATRAELQSDGSYALVGHKWFFSAPMSDGFLVLAQATGGLTCFLMPRRLPDGNRNAFRLMRLKDKLGDWANASSEVEFCGAWAQRVGEEGRGVATIIGMVMMTRLDCMLGAAAEMRMALAQALHHTRHRRTFGQRLCDHALMANVLADLAVESEAATSFALRVARAVDQAAHDPQQAAFARIATAVGKYWVCKRAAVFVNEAQECLGGAGYVEESMLPRLYRQAPLNSIWEGSGNIQCLDVLRALAREPQALAAVEDELDSAQGRDARYDTSLHWLRAQLVQVPAENQARVICERLALQLQAAVLLRAQSPVATAFVRSRLGGEHGMAFGTLPADIDYAAIMQRALP; this comes from the coding sequence ATGACTGATCCGTCCGCATTCGACACACATCACGTCGACAACCAGCCGCCGCCCTTCGGTGGTCGAAACCTGTGGGCCGATGACGTAGCGCTGTCCGATGCGGTGCAGCGCGAAGGCGGTGCGGCCTTCGTTCCGCAATTGCAGCAGTACGCCGGCATGGCTGGCGACAGCCTGTACCGGCTGGGCTTTGACGCCAACCGCGACCGGCCGCGCCTGCGCACTCATGATGCACAAGGCCACCGCATCGATCTGGTCGAATTCCACCCGGCTTACCACCAGTTGATGGAGGCGGCCATGCGCCATGGCGTGGCCGGCTTGTCCTGGCAAGATGCCCGAACCGGCGCGCATGTAGCGCGGGCCGCACTGAGCTATCTGCACCATCAAGCCGAAGCCGGTACCAGCTGTCCGCTGACCATGACGCATGCCGCAGTGGCGGTGCTGCGGCAGTATCCAACGCTGGCAGAATGGGCGGCCAAGGCGGCGGCACCGCATTACGATCCGCGCGACGTACCGATTGCCGACAAGGCTGGTATCACGCTGGGTATGGGCATGACCGAGAAGCAGGGCGGTTCGGACGTGCGCAGCAACGCCACCCGAGCCGAACTGCAGTCCGACGGCAGCTATGCGCTGGTCGGACACAAGTGGTTCTTCTCCGCGCCGATGTCCGATGGGTTCCTGGTGCTGGCGCAGGCGACCGGCGGGTTGACCTGTTTCCTGATGCCCCGGCGCCTGCCGGATGGAAACCGCAATGCATTCCGGCTGATGCGCCTGAAGGACAAGCTGGGTGACTGGGCCAACGCCTCCAGCGAGGTTGAGTTCTGCGGTGCATGGGCGCAGCGGGTCGGCGAGGAAGGGCGTGGCGTTGCCACCATCATCGGCATGGTGATGATGACCCGGCTGGACTGCATGCTGGGGGCAGCGGCAGAAATGCGCATGGCCCTGGCACAGGCGCTGCATCACACGCGACACCGGCGCACGTTTGGTCAGCGCCTGTGTGACCACGCGCTGATGGCCAATGTGCTCGCCGACCTCGCCGTGGAATCGGAAGCCGCCACCAGTTTCGCCCTGCGCGTAGCCCGTGCGGTCGATCAGGCTGCGCACGATCCGCAGCAGGCCGCGTTTGCGCGTATCGCCACCGCCGTTGGCAAGTACTGGGTGTGCAAGCGCGCGGCGGTGTTCGTAAACGAAGCGCAGGAGTGCCTGGGCGGTGCCGGCTATGTGGAGGAATCCATGTTGCCGCGCCTGTACCGGCAGGCACCGCTCAACTCGATCTGGGAAGGCAGTGGCAACATCCAGTGCCTGGATGTGCTGCGTGCACTGGCGCGTGAGCCGCAGGCGCTGGCGGCAGTGGAGGATGAGCTGGACAGTGCGCAGGGTCGCGACGCGCGCTATGACACCTCTCTGCATTGGTTGCGTGCGCAGCTGGTGCAGGTGCCGGCTGAAAACCAGGCGCGGGTGATCTGCGAGCGTCTGGCGCTGCAGCTGCAGGCGGCGGTACTGCTGCGCGCACAAAGCCCGGTGGCAACGGCGTTCGTGCGTTCGCGCCTGGGCGGTGAGCACGGCATGGCGTTTGGGACGCTGCCGGCGGACATCGACTACGCCGCGATCATGCAGCGTGCGTTGCCGTAG
- a CDS encoding ligase-associated DNA damage response exonuclease, whose amino-acid sequence MPASRELDDLVVLRPEGLYCPAGDFHIDPWRPVPRAVITHGHGDHARSGMGFYHCSRDSVSILRWRLGDVPLQAHAYGELFTLGRVQVSLHPAGHVLGSAQVRIDDGTQVWVASGDYKRQPDPTCAPFEVVRCDTFITEATFALPIYRWQDTAAVAADIVAWRQECAQRGEAAILLCYALGKAQRVLAELWPLDDQAAWLHGAIANGVEVYRQAGVRMLSTDTVAEQGRTPDAAGRLILAPPSAAGTPWLRRFGRHQLAFASGWMQLRGNRRRRNVDRGFVVSDHADWPALLQTIEQTGARRVIATHGNTDALVPFLRERGVAAETFRTDFGNEE is encoded by the coding sequence ATGCCTGCCTCCCGCGAACTCGACGATCTGGTGGTCCTGCGACCGGAAGGTCTGTACTGCCCTGCCGGCGACTTCCATATCGATCCATGGCGACCGGTGCCGCGCGCGGTCATTACTCATGGCCACGGCGACCACGCACGCAGCGGCATGGGTTTCTATCACTGCAGCCGCGACAGCGTGTCGATCCTGCGCTGGCGGCTCGGCGACGTGCCGCTGCAGGCACACGCCTATGGTGAATTGTTCACACTCGGCCGCGTGCAGGTTTCCCTGCACCCAGCGGGCCATGTGCTGGGCTCGGCGCAGGTGCGGATCGACGACGGGACCCAGGTATGGGTCGCATCCGGCGACTACAAGCGGCAACCCGATCCGACCTGCGCGCCGTTTGAGGTGGTGCGCTGCGACACCTTCATCACCGAAGCGACGTTCGCGCTGCCGATATACCGCTGGCAGGACACCGCCGCGGTCGCCGCCGACATCGTTGCCTGGAGGCAGGAATGCGCGCAGCGCGGCGAGGCCGCGATACTGCTCTGCTATGCCTTGGGCAAGGCGCAACGCGTGCTCGCCGAACTCTGGCCGCTGGACGATCAGGCGGCGTGGCTGCATGGGGCCATTGCCAATGGCGTGGAGGTGTATCGCCAGGCCGGCGTGCGCATGCTGTCCACCGACACGGTGGCCGAACAAGGGCGCACGCCGGATGCAGCCGGCCGGTTGATTCTGGCCCCGCCTTCGGCCGCCGGCACGCCTTGGCTGCGCCGCTTCGGGCGCCATCAGCTGGCATTTGCGTCGGGCTGGATGCAGCTGCGTGGCAATCGGCGTCGGCGCAACGTCGATCGCGGCTTTGTAGTCTCCGACCATGCCGACTGGCCGGCGCTGCTGCAGACCATTGAACAGACCGGTGCGCGGCGGGTCATCGCCACGCATGGCAACACCGATGCACTGGTACCGTTCCTGCGCGAACGTGGCGTGGCCGCAGAGACCTTCCGTACTGACTTCGGGAACGAGGAATGA
- a CDS encoding ATP-dependent DNA ligase, whose protein sequence is MKAFAALYQRLDRSTATLDKRAALVDYFRAARPHDAAWALYLLSGGKIGGARRRIASSTELRAWISEASGLPPWLVNDSYDQVGDLAETLTLLLDDPTQPGADRPLAEWIEHHLLSVANQPEDVRRTAVMTGWKQLPAGERFVFNKLLTGALRVGVSQRLVQQALAELSGLDIARIAQRMLGDWVPSHGLLSTLLSVEELPQDRQQPYPFFLASPLEASPDSLGPVQDWVLEWKWDGIRLQLLKRQGEVALWSRGEERLDGRFPEIEQAAMALPDGTVIDGELLGWRDADTQPLPFTALQTRIQRRKPGPKTLRDTPARVLAYDLLELNGQDLRTQPLRQRRQQLAAVLEALQDPRITLSPAVVADNWKHAAAQRAEARERGVEGLMLKREDSVYQSGRRRGDWWKWKIDPLTIDAVLIYAQAGHGRRSTLYTDYTFAVWDGDRLVPVAKAYSGLDDKEILALDRWIRAHTLERFGPVRSVPGEQVFELGFEAVNRSSRHKSGIAVRFPRILRWRQDKPAREADTLAQLQALAR, encoded by the coding sequence ATGAAAGCGTTTGCCGCGCTGTACCAGCGGCTGGACCGCAGCACCGCCACGCTGGACAAGCGTGCCGCACTGGTCGACTACTTCCGCGCGGCACGCCCACATGACGCAGCGTGGGCGTTGTATCTGCTGAGTGGCGGCAAGATCGGTGGCGCACGTCGCCGCATCGCCTCAAGCACCGAACTGCGCGCCTGGATCAGCGAGGCATCCGGATTGCCGCCCTGGCTGGTCAACGACAGTTACGACCAGGTCGGAGATCTGGCCGAAACCTTGACCTTGTTGCTGGACGATCCCACCCAACCGGGTGCTGACCGCCCGCTGGCCGAGTGGATCGAGCACCATCTGCTCAGCGTGGCCAACCAGCCTGAAGACGTGCGTCGCACGGCGGTGATGACCGGCTGGAAGCAGTTGCCCGCAGGCGAACGGTTCGTGTTCAACAAACTGCTCACCGGCGCACTGCGCGTCGGCGTGTCGCAGCGACTCGTGCAGCAGGCCCTGGCCGAACTTTCGGGGCTGGATATCGCACGCATTGCCCAGCGCATGCTCGGCGACTGGGTGCCTTCGCACGGTCTATTGTCCACGTTGCTGTCAGTGGAGGAACTGCCGCAGGATCGCCAGCAACCCTACCCGTTCTTCCTTGCTTCTCCGCTGGAAGCCTCACCGGACAGCCTGGGCCCGGTGCAGGACTGGGTGCTGGAATGGAAGTGGGATGGCATCCGCCTGCAACTGCTCAAGCGCCAGGGCGAGGTGGCGCTGTGGTCGCGTGGAGAAGAACGCCTGGATGGTCGATTTCCAGAGATCGAACAGGCCGCCATGGCCCTGCCCGATGGCACCGTGATTGATGGCGAACTGCTGGGTTGGCGCGATGCCGATACCCAACCGCTGCCCTTCACCGCGTTGCAGACCCGTATCCAGCGCCGTAAACCCGGCCCGAAGACCTTACGCGACACACCCGCGCGCGTGCTTGCCTACGACCTGCTGGAACTCAACGGACAGGACCTGCGCACGCAACCACTGCGGCAGCGACGACAACAGCTGGCGGCAGTACTGGAGGCACTGCAGGATCCGCGCATCACATTGTCGCCTGCAGTGGTTGCCGACAATTGGAAACATGCCGCCGCACAGCGTGCCGAAGCCCGCGAACGGGGCGTTGAAGGCTTGATGCTCAAGCGCGAAGACTCGGTTTACCAGAGCGGTCGCCGGCGCGGCGACTGGTGGAAGTGGAAGATTGATCCGTTGACCATCGATGCCGTGCTGATCTATGCACAGGCCGGCCACGGACGCCGCAGCACGCTGTACACGGACTACACCTTCGCGGTGTGGGATGGCGACCGTCTGGTGCCGGTGGCCAAGGCATACTCGGGGCTGGACGACAAGGAGATCCTGGCGCTGGACCGCTGGATCCGCGCGCATACGCTGGAGCGGTTTGGACCGGTACGCAGCGTGCCTGGCGAGCAGGTGTTCGAACTGGGATTCGAGGCGGTCAATCGGAGCAGCCGGCACAAGTCCGGCATCGCCGTGCGCTTTCCGCGCATTCTGCGCTGGCGACAGGACAAACCGGCGCGCGAAGCGGACACCCTCGCCCAGCTGCAGGCGCTTGCGCGGTGA
- a CDS encoding ligase-associated DNA damage response DEXH box helicase has product MARLCAWFERRGWKPLPFQQAVWRHYLAGESGLLHTPTGSGKTLAMFGGPLLQGLMDITSNGRKPVPVLRVLWITPLRALATDTARALREPLAELGLDWQVGLRTGDASARDKRLAREGRVDVLVTTPESLALLLSYPDTANHLRELRCVVVDEWHELLGNKRGVLLQLNLQRLRDALPNLRVWGLSATLGNLEQARQVLLPDRPHAPLVGGARPRPVTVETLLPPQGERFPWAGHLGLGQLQRVQQRLFDAGTSLLFTNTRAQAELWHQALAAVWPESPETLALHHGSLDPAVRRTVEQGLRDGTLRCVVATSSLDLGVDFPAVDQVLQVGSPKGIARLVQRAGRARHRPGESGHIVCVPSHALEVAEYAAARRALADGVIESRRPLQLSLDVLAQHCVSCALGGGFQADALFAQVRRTHAFAALDDAHWNGVLDFIVQGGQALAQYPDFHKVVRDEDGVYRVHDRRVALRHRLSIGTITSDGSVQVQFLRGGRLGSVEEQFISRLRPGDHFQFGGRLLELVRLEQLTAYVRLARSGNGIVPRWQGGRLPMSSALGQEMEAVLAAAPTTAEMRWLAPLLQLQARLSALPGPDRLLVEVVRRREGQFVFVYPFAGRQVNEGMAALMALRLTREQANTFGFAATDHGFVLAPAVPVTVDAPLLDRLLEADGLLENLHTSVNLGELARRQFRDIARVSGLLIPALPGRTPRSLRQLQASAGLLYDVLREHDPGHILLGLAEREVLVTQLDIASLAHALRRCQERTLDLQQPATLGPLSFPLWAERLRGQVSNEDWKTRVRRAAAQLETRHGH; this is encoded by the coding sequence ATGGCACGGTTGTGCGCCTGGTTCGAACGGCGCGGATGGAAGCCCCTGCCGTTCCAGCAGGCAGTGTGGCGGCATTACCTGGCCGGTGAGTCGGGACTGCTGCACACACCCACAGGCAGCGGCAAGACGTTGGCCATGTTCGGTGGGCCGTTGTTGCAGGGTTTGATGGATATCACGAGCAACGGCCGCAAGCCGGTGCCGGTGCTGCGGGTGTTGTGGATCACGCCGCTGCGCGCGCTGGCCACCGACACCGCGCGGGCATTGCGTGAGCCGCTGGCCGAGCTTGGGCTTGATTGGCAGGTGGGACTGCGCACCGGCGATGCCAGCGCGCGCGACAAGCGCCTGGCGCGGGAAGGACGGGTCGATGTGCTGGTGACCACGCCGGAATCGCTGGCGCTGCTGCTCAGCTACCCGGACACGGCAAACCACCTGCGTGAGCTGCGCTGCGTGGTGGTGGACGAGTGGCACGAACTGCTGGGCAACAAGCGCGGCGTGCTGCTGCAGTTGAATCTGCAGCGACTGCGCGATGCGCTGCCGAACCTGCGGGTGTGGGGGCTGTCGGCCACCTTGGGCAATCTGGAACAGGCCCGCCAGGTGCTGCTGCCCGATAGGCCACATGCACCGCTGGTTGGCGGTGCCCGCCCGCGCCCGGTGACCGTGGAAACGCTGCTCCCGCCACAGGGGGAACGGTTTCCGTGGGCCGGTCACCTGGGCCTGGGCCAGCTGCAACGTGTGCAGCAGCGCCTGTTCGACGCGGGCACCAGCCTGTTGTTCACCAACACGCGCGCGCAGGCCGAGCTGTGGCATCAGGCGCTGGCGGCGGTGTGGCCCGAATCGCCGGAGACCCTCGCCCTGCACCACGGCTCTCTGGATCCGGCGGTGCGGCGTACGGTGGAACAGGGCCTGCGCGACGGGACGCTGCGCTGCGTGGTCGCCACCTCCAGCCTGGACCTGGGCGTTGACTTTCCCGCCGTGGACCAGGTGCTGCAGGTGGGCAGCCCCAAAGGCATCGCCCGTCTCGTGCAGCGCGCTGGCCGCGCGCGCCATCGTCCCGGCGAATCCGGTCACATCGTCTGTGTGCCGTCACATGCGCTCGAAGTAGCGGAGTACGCCGCTGCGCGTCGCGCGCTGGCTGACGGCGTGATCGAGTCCCGACGCCCACTGCAGTTGTCGCTGGACGTGCTCGCCCAGCATTGCGTGAGCTGCGCACTGGGAGGTGGTTTTCAGGCCGACGCCTTGTTTGCGCAGGTACGGCGTACCCATGCGTTTGCGGCGCTTGACGACGCCCATTGGAACGGCGTGCTGGACTTCATCGTGCAGGGCGGGCAGGCGCTGGCGCAGTATCCGGATTTCCACAAGGTGGTCCGCGACGAAGACGGGGTCTATCGCGTCCACGATCGACGCGTGGCGCTCCGTCATCGGCTGTCCATCGGCACCATCACCAGCGATGGCAGCGTGCAGGTACAGTTCCTGCGCGGCGGACGACTGGGTTCGGTGGAAGAGCAGTTCATCAGCCGGCTGCGCCCCGGCGACCACTTCCAGTTCGGCGGCCGTCTTCTGGAGCTGGTGCGACTGGAGCAGCTGACCGCATACGTGCGTCTGGCGCGTAGCGGCAACGGCATTGTGCCGCGCTGGCAGGGCGGCCGCCTGCCGATGTCCTCCGCATTGGGCCAGGAGATGGAAGCGGTGCTGGCGGCGGCACCCACTACTGCAGAGATGCGCTGGCTTGCACCGCTGCTGCAGTTGCAGGCACGGCTATCGGCCCTGCCGGGTCCTGACCGCCTGCTGGTGGAAGTGGTGCGGCGGCGCGAGGGGCAGTTCGTGTTTGTGTATCCCTTTGCAGGTCGGCAGGTCAATGAAGGCATGGCCGCGCTGATGGCACTGCGCTTGACCCGCGAGCAGGCCAACACCTTCGGCTTCGCTGCCACCGACCACGGTTTTGTGCTCGCCCCGGCGGTACCGGTGACCGTGGACGCGCCGCTGCTGGACCGTCTGCTGGAAGCAGACGGGCTGCTGGAGAACCTGCATACCAGTGTCAATCTGGGCGAACTGGCGCGCCGCCAGTTCCGCGACATCGCGCGGGTGTCCGGCCTGCTGATTCCCGCACTGCCGGGGCGCACGCCGCGCAGCCTGCGCCAGCTGCAGGCCTCGGCCGGGCTGTTGTACGACGTGCTGCGCGAGCACGACCCGGGTCACATTCTGCTGGGACTGGCGGAACGCGAGGTGCTGGTGACCCAGCTGGATATCGCCTCGCTGGCACATGCGCTGCGGCGCTGCCAGGAGCGTACGCTGGACCTGCAGCAGCCGGCTACGCTGGGGCCGCTGTCGTTCCCGTTGTGGGCCGAGCGCCTGCGCGGGCAGGTCAGCAACGAAGACTGGAAGACGCGCGTACGGCGCGCGGCAGCGCAACTGGAGACACGTCATGGGCACTAA
- the pdeM gene encoding ligase-associated DNA damage response endonuclease PdeM, which translates to MGTKVEVTLAGESMQLLGERALYWPAREVLMIADLHLGKADVFRRAGISLPVGGTGQDIARLTQLVSGRAVGTLYILGDVLHGPAHRAAWYRQWQAWREQHAGLRIGALAGNHDRVLPKADLGMELLGAQVCDGPFLLRHDPQAHPSLHVLCGHLHPLAKLPGMQRRWPAFWLRERLSVLPAFSQFTAGIAPVLQAGERLVACVENDAIALPVV; encoded by the coding sequence ATGGGCACTAAGGTGGAAGTGACACTGGCAGGCGAGTCGATGCAACTGCTCGGCGAACGCGCCCTGTACTGGCCCGCACGCGAGGTGTTGATGATTGCCGACCTGCATCTGGGCAAGGCGGACGTGTTCCGGCGTGCCGGCATCAGCTTGCCGGTAGGAGGCACGGGGCAGGACATCGCCCGGCTCACGCAACTGGTGAGCGGACGCGCGGTCGGAACGCTGTACATCCTGGGCGATGTGCTGCATGGGCCCGCACATCGTGCGGCCTGGTACCGGCAGTGGCAGGCGTGGCGGGAGCAGCACGCGGGACTGCGCATAGGCGCGCTGGCGGGGAACCACGATCGCGTGCTGCCGAAGGCAGACCTCGGCATGGAGCTGCTGGGTGCGCAGGTGTGTGACGGCCCGTTCCTGCTGCGGCATGATCCGCAGGCGCATCCATCACTGCACGTGCTATGCGGGCATCTGCACCCGTTGGCGAAATTGCCGGGGATGCAGAGGCGCTGGCCTGCGTTCTGGCTGCGCGAGCGATTGTCCGTGCTGCCGGCGTTCTCGCAGTTCACCGCGGGCATCGCGCCGGTGCTTCAGGCCGGCGAGCGATTGGTGGCCTGCGTGGAGAATGACGCCATCGCGCTGCCAGTTGTGTAG
- a CDS encoding FAD-dependent oxidoreductase, whose translation MQQRSIAIIGYGTAGQTLSVLLSRDHHQVHVFERAPSPGPVGAGFLLQPSGLDVLWQMDLLPQVLQHGAAVRRLYGETPCGRAVMDMRYAGLHPHLHGIGMQRGALFSLLAQAWEFPQNLQAGTTIVEVDSERGRLRDAQGHWHGPYDLVIAADGAASTLRASVQGTQLDREYPWGALWCLLPCDEWPHLDELRQRYVAARKMIGMLPVGTRPGDDTPRLSFFWSLPRSQFAQWEQDGLPRWLEEIAALWPQAHMRLCALTDAGQLARAGYRDAVMHRWHHQRLVLAGDAAHAMSPQLGQGVNMALLDAVALRDALRAHTDRDAALLAYQARRKAHVAIYQFWSRWLTPLFQSDRDTVAQARDVLFGPMGRLPGGRGHMLRVLSGTQHGWWGKWALSPGFIDAMSPRSAD comes from the coding sequence ATGCAGCAACGCAGCATCGCCATCATCGGCTACGGCACCGCAGGCCAGACGCTTTCGGTCCTTCTTTCACGCGACCATCACCAGGTTCACGTCTTCGAACGCGCGCCGTCCCCGGGCCCGGTCGGGGCGGGCTTCCTGTTGCAGCCCAGCGGCCTGGATGTGTTGTGGCAGATGGACCTGCTGCCGCAGGTGCTGCAGCACGGTGCCGCGGTGCGCCGGCTTTACGGCGAAACCCCCTGTGGCCGCGCGGTGATGGACATGCGCTACGCCGGGCTGCATCCACACCTGCATGGCATCGGCATGCAGCGCGGCGCGCTGTTCTCGCTGCTGGCGCAGGCATGGGAGTTTCCGCAGAACCTGCAGGCCGGCACCACCATTGTGGAAGTGGACTCCGAGCGCGGCCGTCTGCGCGACGCCCAGGGGCACTGGCACGGCCCCTACGATCTGGTGATCGCGGCCGATGGTGCGGCGTCCACGCTGCGCGCTTCGGTACAGGGCACGCAACTGGACCGCGAGTATCCGTGGGGCGCGCTGTGGTGTCTGCTGCCGTGCGACGAATGGCCACATCTGGATGAGCTGCGCCAGCGCTATGTCGCCGCGCGCAAGATGATCGGCATGCTGCCCGTGGGCACCCGGCCTGGCGATGACACGCCACGGCTCAGTTTCTTCTGGAGCCTTCCGCGCAGTCAGTTCGCGCAATGGGAGCAGGACGGCCTGCCGCGCTGGCTGGAGGAGATCGCCGCGCTGTGGCCGCAGGCACATATGCGCCTGTGTGCACTTACCGATGCCGGCCAGCTGGCGCGCGCCGGCTACCGCGACGCGGTGATGCACCGCTGGCATCACCAGCGACTGGTACTGGCCGGCGACGCCGCGCATGCGATGAGCCCGCAGTTGGGGCAGGGGGTGAACATGGCGCTGCTGGACGCGGTTGCGCTGCGTGATGCGCTTCGCGCACACACCGACCGTGACGCCGCGCTGCTGGCCTACCAGGCCCGACGCAAGGCGCACGTGGCGATCTACCAGTTCTGGAGCCGCTGGCTGACACCGCTCTTCCAGTCTGATCGCGACACCGTTGCACAGGCGCGCGATGTGCTGTTCGGGCCGATGGGCCGTCTGCCGGGTGGGCGCGGTCACATGCTGCGCGTGCTGAGTGGCACGCAGCATGGCTGGTGGGGCAAGTGGGCGTTGTCGCCCGGATTTATTGATGCGATGTCGCCACGATCGGCCGACTGA
- the cspE gene encoding transcription antiterminator/RNA stability regulator CspE, translating to MPNGTVKWFNDAKGFGFISPEDGSADVFAHFSAINSKGFRSLQEGQRVSYEVSQGPKGAQASNITPVE from the coding sequence ATGCCGAACGGTACCGTCAAGTGGTTCAACGACGCCAAGGGATTTGGCTTTATTTCTCCGGAAGACGGCAGCGCCGACGTTTTCGCGCACTTCTCCGCCATCAATTCGAAGGGCTTCCGCAGCCTGCAGGAAGGCCAGCGCGTTTCGTACGAAGTGTCGCAGGGCCCGAAGGGTGCCCAGGCCTCGAACATCACGCCGGTTGAGTAA
- a CDS encoding S-methyl-5'-thioinosine phosphorylase translates to MEAISLAVIGGTGVYKLAQLDDVTSHTVETRYGTPSGPIRVGTLLGQRVAFLARHGEGHSLPPHKINYRANLAALQQIGAKRVLALNTVGGITEHFGPRVLACPDQLIDYTWGRISTLSEEPGSEVLHVDFGHPYTPLLRSKVLAAAKVTGVRLHDGGCYGATQGPRLETNAEIARMRRDGCDLVGMTGMPEAGLARELGLDYACLAIVANWAAGCGTGEEITMAEVLANVDAASAGLPELVGELARG, encoded by the coding sequence ATGGAAGCCATTTCACTGGCCGTCATTGGCGGCACCGGCGTCTACAAGCTGGCCCAGCTTGATGATGTCACCAGCCACACCGTGGAGACCCGCTACGGCACCCCGTCCGGTCCGATCCGGGTTGGCACGCTGCTGGGCCAACGCGTGGCGTTTCTGGCCCGCCACGGCGAAGGGCATTCACTGCCGCCGCACAAGATCAACTACCGCGCCAATCTTGCTGCGTTGCAGCAGATTGGTGCGAAACGCGTGCTGGCACTCAATACGGTCGGTGGCATCACCGAGCACTTCGGTCCGCGCGTGCTGGCCTGCCCGGATCAGTTGATCGATTACACCTGGGGGCGTATCTCCACGCTGAGCGAAGAACCGGGCAGCGAAGTGCTGCATGTCGACTTCGGCCACCCTTACACCCCGCTGCTGCGCAGCAAGGTGCTGGCGGCTGCCAAGGTCACCGGCGTACGCCTGCATGACGGCGGCTGCTATGGCGCAACCCAGGGGCCCCGGCTGGAAACCAATGCGGAGATCGCGCGCATGCGCCGCGATGGCTGCGACCTGGTCGGCATGACCGGTATGCCCGAAGCGGGCCTGGCCCGCGAGCTGGGGCTGGACTACGCCTGCCTGGCGATCGTGGCCAACTGGGCGGCCGGTTGCGGCACCGGGGAAGAGATCACGATGGCCGAAGTACTGGCCAATGTGGACGCGGCATCGGCCGGATTGCCGGAATTGGTTGGCGAATTGGCACGCGGGTGA